A single window of Granulicella cerasi DNA harbors:
- the gyrA gene encoding DNA gyrase subunit A, giving the protein MADDQNSLPLGANPNDPPSAQDANSNNPPPGGAGGDGPGAPTGPGALFMNSINLEEEMRRSYLDYSMSVIIGRALPDARDGLKPVHRRVLYGMQEMGLQFNKKYTKSAKVVGHVMGNYHPHGDSAIYDTMVRLAQPFSLRYPLVDGQGNFGSVDGDPPAAMRYTESRMTRLAGEMLADIDSDTVDFTPNYDESTSEPSVLPAKIPNLLVNGGAGIAVGMATNIPPHNLTETLNAAIALLNKEKGEVRSDLEIALEHVKGPDFPTGGFIYGKGNLVQTYRTGRGRFMMRARCAKENITGGREAIIVTEIPYQVNKSNLIKRIAELVTEKIIDDISDVRDESDRDGMRIVIELKRGAQHEIVLNQLYKHTSMQESFSMILLAVHNNQPKELSLDAALWAFLDHRIDVVRRRTAFLLGKAREREHILLGYQIALDHLDTVIKIIRQSSSRADARENLFAYFSNRRINLRGTEIAGVSLDPAKYNIDMNAGSINAQQALTNGGTLILSYRQIDAILELQLYRLTQLSIDELLNELKIVRDNIAEYESILASEKKLRRVIIKELEDIRDKYGDERRTTIVDESTELTLEDLIADEQVAVTVSNTGYLKRTPISTYRQQKRGGTGRLGMKTREEDVVAQLIIDSTHAYLLCFTNSGRVYWLKVYEIPDVGAAGKGKAMASLIDLQPGEKVVTILPVRNLEEENKYVLFATQNGTVKKTALKDFSNVMARGIIAIGIDKDDELVTARMTDGEQVIFLATREGMAIRFNEQDLRAMGRPAYGNKGITLKKGDYVIGAVATPSNEARNKQRLALAAAAGLKEQAEAAIDEATTSAASQPLTLAEGDDTPAAPQVSEEASEKLAQLDEKLGLTPCLILTVSENGFGKRTDVDAYRLQTRGGKGVINMKTTPKIGKVTTIQLVDDTTEMMVISQFGKIIRIDTKTVRAAGRATMGVKLLDLDDADKVAAAMVIPPDQGPNGTTEGELPIQ; this is encoded by the coding sequence ATGGCTGACGATCAGAACTCTCTCCCTCTCGGCGCGAACCCGAACGATCCTCCTTCGGCGCAGGATGCAAACTCCAACAATCCGCCCCCCGGCGGTGCTGGCGGAGACGGCCCCGGCGCGCCCACGGGCCCCGGCGCGCTCTTCATGAATTCGATCAACCTCGAAGAGGAGATGCGGCGGTCGTACCTCGACTACTCCATGTCGGTCATCATTGGCCGAGCCCTCCCCGACGCGCGTGACGGCCTCAAGCCCGTGCATCGCCGCGTGCTCTACGGCATGCAGGAGATGGGTCTCCAGTTCAACAAGAAGTACACGAAGTCCGCGAAGGTCGTCGGTCACGTGATGGGTAACTACCACCCGCACGGCGACTCGGCCATCTACGACACCATGGTGCGCCTCGCGCAGCCCTTCTCGCTGCGCTACCCGCTCGTGGACGGCCAGGGCAACTTCGGCTCGGTTGACGGCGATCCGCCGGCTGCGATGCGTTATACCGAGTCCCGCATGACCCGCCTCGCCGGCGAAATGCTTGCGGACATCGACTCTGACACCGTCGACTTCACCCCGAATTACGACGAATCCACCTCCGAGCCCTCGGTGCTTCCAGCGAAGATCCCGAACCTGCTCGTGAACGGTGGCGCGGGTATCGCCGTCGGTATGGCGACGAACATCCCGCCGCACAACCTCACCGAAACGCTGAACGCCGCCATCGCTCTTCTCAACAAGGAGAAGGGTGAGGTTCGCTCCGACCTCGAGATCGCGCTCGAGCATGTCAAGGGTCCGGACTTCCCGACCGGCGGCTTCATCTACGGCAAGGGCAACCTCGTCCAGACCTACCGCACCGGCCGTGGGCGCTTCATGATGCGCGCCCGCTGCGCCAAGGAAAACATCACCGGCGGCCGTGAAGCGATCATCGTCACCGAGATCCCATACCAGGTCAACAAGTCGAACCTCATCAAGCGCATCGCCGAACTCGTCACCGAAAAGATCATCGACGACATCAGCGACGTACGTGACGAGTCCGATCGCGACGGTATGCGTATCGTCATCGAGCTCAAACGCGGTGCACAGCACGAAATCGTGCTCAACCAGCTCTACAAGCACACCTCCATGCAGGAATCGTTCTCGATGATTCTGCTGGCTGTGCACAACAACCAGCCTAAGGAGCTCTCGCTCGACGCCGCTCTCTGGGCCTTCCTCGATCACCGCATCGACGTTGTCCGCCGCCGCACCGCCTTCCTGCTCGGCAAGGCCCGCGAGCGCGAGCACATCCTGCTCGGCTACCAGATCGCGCTCGACCATCTCGACACGGTCATCAAGATCATTCGCCAGTCGTCCTCGCGTGCGGACGCTCGTGAGAACCTCTTCGCCTACTTCTCGAACCGCCGCATCAACCTGCGCGGCACGGAGATCGCCGGCGTCTCGCTCGACCCCGCCAAGTACAACATCGACATGAACGCGGGTTCGATCAACGCGCAGCAGGCGCTCACCAACGGTGGCACGCTGATCCTGAGCTACCGCCAGATCGACGCCATCCTCGAACTGCAGCTCTATCGCCTCACCCAGCTCTCCATCGACGAGTTGCTCAATGAGCTGAAGATCGTCCGCGACAACATCGCCGAGTATGAGTCCATCCTCGCCAGCGAAAAGAAGCTCCGCCGCGTCATCATCAAGGAGCTCGAGGACATCCGCGACAAGTACGGCGACGAGCGCCGCACCACCATCGTCGACGAGTCCACCGAGCTCACGCTCGAAGATCTCATCGCCGACGAGCAGGTCGCCGTCACCGTCTCCAACACCGGCTACCTCAAGCGCACGCCCATCTCCACCTACCGCCAGCAGAAGCGCGGCGGCACCGGGCGCCTGGGCATGAAGACGCGCGAGGAAGACGTCGTCGCGCAGCTCATCATCGACTCCACGCACGCGTATCTGCTCTGCTTCACCAACTCGGGCCGCGTTTACTGGCTCAAGGTGTATGAGATCCCCGACGTCGGCGCAGCCGGCAAGGGCAAGGCGATGGCTTCGCTCATCGACCTCCAGCCCGGCGAAAAGGTCGTCACCATCCTGCCGGTCCGCAACCTCGAGGAGGAGAACAAGTACGTCCTCTTCGCCACGCAGAACGGCACGGTAAAGAAGACCGCGCTCAAGGACTTCTCGAACGTCATGGCGCGCGGCATCATCGCCATCGGCATCGATAAGGACGACGAACTCGTCACCGCGCGCATGACCGACGGCGAGCAGGTCATCTTCCTCGCCACGCGCGAGGGCATGGCCATCCGCTTCAACGAGCAGGACCTCCGCGCCATGGGCCGCCCGGCCTACGGCAACAAGGGCATCACGCTCAAGAAGGGCGATTACGTCATCGGCGCCGTCGCCACGCCCAGCAATGAGGCGCGCAACAAGCAGCGTCTCGCCCTGGCCGCGGCCGCGGGTCTCAAGGAGCAGGCGGAAGCCGCGATCGACGAAGCGACCACCTCGGCCGCATCGCAGCCGCTCACCCTCGCCGAAGGCGACGACACCCCGGCAGCCCCGCAGGTTTCGGAAGAAGCCAGCGAGAAGCTCGCGCAGCTCGACGAAAAGCTCGGCCTCACCCCGTGCCTCATCCTCACGGTCAGCGAGAACGGCTTTGGCAAGCGCACGGACGTGGACGCATACCGTCTGCAGACCCGCGGCGGCAAGGGCGTCATCAACATGAAGACGACCCCGAAGATCGGCAAGGTCACGACGATCCAGCTGGTGGACGACACGACGGAGATGATGGTGATCAGCCAATTCGGCAAGATCATCCGCATCGACACGAAGACGGTGCGCGCGGCGGGCCGAGCGACGATGGGCGTCAAGCTCCTCGACCTCGACGACGCCGACAAGGTAGCCGCCGCCATGGTCATCCCCCCCGACCAAGGCCCCAACGGCACCACCGAAGGCGAACTGCCAATTCAGTAG